From Natronincola ferrireducens, the proteins below share one genomic window:
- a CDS encoding REP-associated tyrosine transposase, producing MARQARQKSSTGIYHIMLRGIDGRNIFLDDEDKTVFIEKLLKAKEKAKFKVYAYCLMDNHVHLLIEENEEIGKSIKRITVGYVQWHNNKYGRTGHLFQNRYNSEVIETENYFITVLRYIHQNPVKAKMVNKMEDYLWSSYNQYSASYQNKSNYISTEIVNEYFTKQDTFEKYMNQTNQDECLEYRPVKKYTDEELRKKIIKEFKLNISEVGDLTPQERDRMIKTIYCNMRVSIRQLVRILGLGKSIIEKAIKNETRTMSNETIETSPCHTGLIH from the coding sequence ATGGCAAGACAAGCAAGACAAAAAAGTAGTACAGGTATTTATCATATTATGCTAAGAGGAATAGATGGAAGAAATATTTTCTTAGATGATGAGGATAAAACAGTGTTTATAGAGAAATTATTGAAAGCAAAAGAAAAAGCAAAATTCAAAGTATACGCTTATTGTTTAATGGATAATCATGTACACTTACTTATAGAAGAAAATGAAGAAATAGGAAAAAGTATAAAACGTATAACAGTGGGATATGTTCAATGGCATAATAATAAGTATGGGAGAACAGGACATCTATTTCAAAATAGATATAATAGTGAAGTCATTGAAACGGAAAATTATTTTATAACAGTTCTTAGATATATTCATCAAAATCCTGTAAAAGCTAAGATGGTAAATAAGATGGAGGATTATTTGTGGAGCAGTTACAACCAATATAGTGCGTCTTATCAAAATAAAAGTAACTATATAAGTACTGAAATAGTTAATGAATATTTCACAAAACAGGATACTTTTGAAAAATATATGAATCAAACAAATCAGGATGAATGTTTAGAATACAGACCAGTAAAAAAATACACAGATGAAGAATTAAGAAAAAAAATAATCAAAGAATTTAAATTAAATATAAGTGAAGTAGGAGACTTAACACCACAAGAAAGGGATAGGATGATAAAAACTATATACTGCAACATGAGAGTGAGTATAAGACAGTTAGTCAGGATACTAGGATTAGGGAAAAGTATAATAGAAAAAGCAATAAAAAATGAAACTAGAACAATGAGCAACGAGACAATCGAAACGTCCCCGTGTCATACGGGTCTAATCCATTAA
- a CDS encoding MBL fold metallo-hydrolase — MIEEVYEKIYRSEIPLPQSPLKALNSYIIKGKEKAVIVDTGFNREECKEAFYENLMRLNVDIKKTEVVITHLHADHSGLAHELYQQGAKIFMSRGDGHATKRLTDEENWIEMKKQLRSFGLKIEEDFLDTHPGKVYAPSGEFEFTTLKDGDKILVDEYSFEVISVPGHTPDMINLYEPKHGIYFSGDHVLDPITPNIGFWGFEYPVILNQYFNSLKKIYDFNIQLMLPSHRTLIKDHQRRIDELLAHHEDRLQEIENILSKNATEMTVEDVAREMKWKIRAKDWDDFPPPQKSFAAGEAMSHLEYLVYQKRITMNKHNGLLYFSI, encoded by the coding sequence ATGATTGAAGAAGTATACGAAAAAATTTATCGAAGTGAAATTCCTCTCCCTCAAAGTCCTCTAAAGGCTTTAAATAGTTATATTATTAAGGGGAAAGAAAAAGCAGTTATTGTAGATACAGGATTTAATCGTGAAGAATGTAAAGAAGCTTTTTATGAAAATCTAATGAGATTAAATGTTGACATCAAAAAAACAGAAGTAGTTATTACCCATCTTCATGCCGATCATTCAGGTCTTGCCCATGAATTGTATCAACAAGGTGCAAAAATTTTTATGAGTAGGGGAGATGGACATGCTACAAAAAGATTAACAGATGAAGAAAACTGGATAGAGATGAAAAAACAGTTAAGGAGCTTTGGCCTGAAGATTGAAGAAGATTTTTTAGATACTCACCCAGGCAAAGTTTATGCTCCTTCAGGGGAATTTGAGTTTACTACCCTTAAAGACGGGGATAAGATATTGGTAGATGAGTATAGCTTTGAAGTAATATCTGTTCCGGGCCATACCCCAGATATGATTAACTTATATGAGCCTAAGCATGGGATTTATTTTTCCGGGGATCATGTTTTAGATCCCATTACCCCTAATATAGGCTTTTGGGGATTTGAATATCCTGTAATACTTAATCAATATTTTAATAGTTTAAAGAAAATTTATGATTTCAACATTCAACTTATGCTTCCCTCCCATAGGACACTGATTAAGGATCATCAAAGGAGAATTGATGAGCTTTTAGCACATCATGAGGATAGACTACAGGAAATTGAAAATATACTAAGTAAAAATGCCACAGAAATGACCGTAGAAGACGTGGCTAGGGAGATGAAGTGGAAAATTAGAGCCAAGGATTGGGATGACTTCCCACCACCACAAAAATCCTTTGCTGCTGGAGAAGCCATGAGTCATTTAGAGTATCTTGTCTATCAGAAAAGAATTACTATGAATAAACACAATGGTCTATTATACTTTAGTATTTAA
- a CDS encoding TVP38/TMEM64 family protein, which yields MVKRQLNKKLIFILISIVIGLLVWLLWKYEVWNFISIDYLRKFTGRIRRLGFLGVLLYLVSFALGTMLLLPSLPFALLGGITYGTVLGIVYATIGDLLGASMAFVVARYIGRERIEKRLKSSKAFHEIDEGVKQDGWRIVVLTRMVPIIPHWLQNYVYGLTGISFTTYAFVTLLCIIPGTAVWIFAINTVGRDEGDAKRTMIYLGIAAVAIVVISYLPKWIYKKKILNNKQE from the coding sequence ATGGTAAAAAGGCAATTAAATAAAAAGCTTATTTTTATACTTATTAGTATTGTGATAGGTCTTCTCGTATGGTTATTATGGAAATATGAAGTGTGGAATTTTATATCCATCGACTATTTAAGAAAATTTACAGGTAGGATACGACGTTTAGGCTTCCTAGGAGTACTTCTCTATCTTGTAAGCTTTGCCTTAGGTACAATGTTGCTTTTACCTAGCTTACCGTTTGCACTTTTAGGTGGAATTACCTATGGAACGGTATTAGGTATTGTATATGCTACTATAGGAGATTTGTTAGGGGCATCCATGGCATTTGTCGTTGCTAGGTACATAGGGAGGGAGAGAATAGAAAAAAGATTAAAAAGCAGCAAGGCTTTTCATGAGATAGATGAGGGGGTTAAACAGGATGGATGGCGGATTGTTGTTTTAACTCGGATGGTGCCAATTATTCCCCATTGGCTACAAAACTATGTCTATGGGTTGACAGGAATTTCATTTACAACCTATGCCTTTGTAACCCTATTATGTATTATTCCTGGAACAGCTGTATGGATTTTTGCTATAAATACAGTAGGTAGAGATGAAGGCGATGCAAAGAGAACAATGATTTACCTAGGAATTGCTGCAGTAGCAATTGTGGTTATCTCTTATTTACCTAAATGGATATATAAAAAGAAAATATTAAACAACAAGCAGGAGTGA
- the truA gene encoding tRNA pseudouridine(38-40) synthase TruA, producing MRNIKLVIEYDGGRYNGWQRLKSSGETIQGKLEHVISEMVDFPIEIIGSGRTDAGVHAKGQVANFHTKSNMSTKEIHKYMNYYLPQDIVIKEVAEVGERFHSRYNVKNKKYVYYIWNDWIPSVFHRKYSYHLVDKLNIELMKEAAEKLVGTHDFIGFSSVKKTNKSTVRTIQEISITKEKHMVKFIFIGDGFLYNMVRIIMGTLVEIGLKQKNISHIDEILEGKNRSMAGQTLPPQGLFLEEVYY from the coding sequence ATGAGAAATATTAAATTAGTAATAGAATATGATGGTGGCAGGTATAATGGATGGCAAAGATTAAAGAGTTCTGGTGAAACTATTCAAGGAAAATTGGAGCATGTTATTAGTGAGATGGTAGATTTCCCTATAGAGATTATCGGGTCGGGTCGAACGGATGCAGGGGTTCATGCTAAAGGACAAGTGGCTAATTTCCATACTAAGTCCAATATGTCAACCAAAGAAATCCACAAATATATGAACTATTATTTGCCACAGGATATTGTAATTAAGGAAGTAGCAGAGGTGGGAGAGAGATTCCATAGTCGCTATAATGTAAAAAACAAAAAATATGTTTATTACATTTGGAATGATTGGATTCCATCAGTCTTTCATCGAAAATATAGTTATCACCTTGTTGATAAACTAAATATTGAATTAATGAAGGAAGCAGCAGAAAAATTAGTTGGAACCCATGATTTCATTGGTTTTTCTTCTGTAAAAAAGACCAATAAATCTACTGTAAGAACCATTCAAGAAATATCTATTACTAAAGAAAAACATATGGTGAAGTTTATTTTCATAGGAGACGGCTTTTTATATAATATGGTTCGTATTATTATGGGTACTTTAGTAGAAATTGGTTTAAAGCAAAAAAACATCTCCCATATTGATGAAATACTTGAGGGTAAAAACAGATCCATGGCTGGGCAAACCCTTCCCCCCCAGGGTTTATTTTTAGAGGAGGTCTATTACTAA
- a CDS encoding HD-GYP domain-containing protein has product MINLKKSTYLNLVKHDFSLEILVHSNNVANIAIKMADVMKLCHNEKLRLHEEALYHDIGKSKIPESILYKTGRLSTEEWKIMMKHPIYSEELYLSIRNLDEETIKIAQVIRHHHENWDGTGYPDKMAKKRIPLHSRIIKIADMFEAMTQPRIYRPFKIENTLEVMEQLAGKEIDPYIFHKTYPILHKLLENNLQENTMHWKVKSIVGG; this is encoded by the coding sequence ATGATAAATTTGAAAAAATCTACTTATCTTAATTTAGTGAAGCATGACTTTTCTTTAGAGATACTTGTGCATTCCAATAATGTTGCCAATATTGCTATAAAGATGGCTGATGTGATGAAGCTATGTCATAATGAAAAACTAAGACTCCACGAAGAAGCCCTATATCATGATATTGGTAAAAGTAAAATTCCTGAATCTATTTTGTATAAAACAGGAAGATTATCTACAGAAGAGTGGAAAATTATGATGAAACATCCCATTTATTCAGAGGAGTTATATTTAAGTATTAGGAACTTAGATGAGGAGACGATAAAAATTGCACAAGTAATAAGGCATCACCATGAAAATTGGGACGGCACAGGCTATCCTGATAAAATGGCTAAGAAAAGAATTCCATTACATAGTAGAATTATAAAGATAGCAGACATGTTTGAGGCTATGACCCAACCTAGAATTTATAGACCTTTTAAAATAGAGAACACCTTAGAAGTGATGGAGCAGCTGGCGGGAAAGGAAATAGATCCATATATTTTTCACAAAACTTATCCTATACTACATAAATTATTAGAGAATAACCTCCAAGAGAATACAATGCATTGGAAAGTGAAAAGTATTGTCGGTGGTTAA
- a CDS encoding HutD family protein, protein MNMTYEIELIKKHQLQTNRWSGGTTTQLAIYPKDAIYSNEGNFTWRLSSARVEVEESVFTPLPNIQRVLMIIEGELLLQHQGHHKSILKPFDQDRFSGSWTTKSVGF, encoded by the coding sequence ATGAATATGACTTATGAAATTGAATTGATTAAAAAACATCAGCTTCAAACCAATCGTTGGTCAGGAGGAACTACAACTCAGCTTGCAATTTATCCTAAGGATGCTATCTATAGTAATGAAGGAAACTTCACATGGCGCTTAAGCTCAGCAAGGGTTGAAGTAGAGGAATCTGTTTTCACACCACTCCCCAACATTCAGAGGGTTCTTATGATTATTGAAGGAGAACTCCTGCTACAACATCAAGGCCATCATAAAAGTATTTTAAAACCATTTGACCAAGATAGATTTAGCGGAAGCTGGACAACGAAAAGTGTTGGATTTTAA
- a CDS encoding cupin domain-containing protein: MLDFNLMMGEGCEGELEAIHLEGNQSNSMSFHSREEFSQNVEAIYCVKGQVKLKISIDNSMILDEGDIILITKKGNFSDLQLEMYNLKDEKAHLIRTSIHY, encoded by the coding sequence GTGTTGGATTTTAATTTAATGATGGGTGAGGGCTGTGAAGGTGAATTGGAGGCTATACACCTTGAAGGAAATCAATCCAATAGTATGTCCTTCCATAGCAGAGAGGAATTTTCACAAAATGTTGAAGCTATCTATTGTGTAAAGGGACAAGTAAAATTAAAAATTTCAATAGATAATAGTATGATCTTGGATGAAGGAGATATTATTTTAATAACAAAGAAAGGGAATTTCAGTGACCTGCAACTAGAGATGTATAACCTAAAGGATGAAAAAGCCCACCTAATTAGAACGAGTATCCACTACTAA
- a CDS encoding phosphoribosylaminoimidazolesuccinocarboxamide synthase, whose amino-acid sequence MKLIYQGKTKDIYALEDGNYLLRFKDDVTGENGVFDPGANTVGLTIEGAGKAGLRLTKFFFEILKEKGIPTHYVDANVEEATMTVKTATVFGKGMEVICRYRAVGSFLRRYGMYVEEGQSLDRFVEVTLKDDERQDPPITEDGLDMLGILSKEEYKTLKALTQRIGDIVKEELAKKSIELYDIKFEFGRLKENNEIVLIDEISGGNMRAYKDGQYIEPLKLEKLVMEGE is encoded by the coding sequence ATGAAGCTAATTTATCAGGGAAAAACAAAGGATATATATGCTTTGGAGGATGGAAACTATTTACTTAGATTTAAGGATGATGTTACGGGAGAAAATGGTGTATTTGATCCAGGAGCCAATACCGTCGGTCTAACGATTGAAGGTGCTGGTAAGGCCGGTCTTAGATTAACAAAATTCTTTTTTGAAATCCTAAAAGAAAAAGGAATACCTACCCATTATGTTGATGCAAACGTTGAAGAGGCAACTATGACGGTGAAAACAGCAACGGTGTTTGGCAAGGGGATGGAGGTAATCTGTCGCTATAGGGCAGTAGGAAGCTTTTTACGCCGTTATGGTATGTATGTAGAAGAAGGACAGTCATTAGATAGATTTGTGGAGGTTACCCTTAAGGATGATGAACGGCAGGACCCCCCTATTACTGAGGATGGGCTGGACATGCTGGGTATATTGTCAAAGGAAGAGTACAAAACATTAAAAGCCCTTACCCAAAGGATAGGAGATATAGTAAAGGAAGAATTAGCTAAAAAATCTATTGAGTTATATGATATTAAGTTTGAGTTTGGGCGCTTGAAGGAAAACAACGAAATTGTTTTAATCGATGAAATTTCTGGAGGAAACATGAGGGCCTATAAGGATGGTCAATATATTGAGCCATTAAAGCTAGAAAAATTAGTGATGGAAGGGGAGTAA
- the htpG gene encoding molecular chaperone HtpG, with translation MSKEKGNLSIHSENIFPIIKKWLYSDHDIFIRELISNACDAITKLKRLNSLGEADLDGKTDFQVKVILDKTARTLKFIDNGIGMTEEEVKKYINQIAFSGAEDFLKTYKDKGDADQIIGHFGLGFYSAFMVADIVEIDTLSYKNEAGAVKWCCDGGIEFEMEDSNRRERGTEITLHLGQQGETFLNEYTVKSTIEKYCSFMPYPIYFDIADKEPEKDGEGNIIITEPKALNDTLPLYTKQPNSCTDEEYKEFYQKTFKDFREPLFWIHLNMDYPFNLKGILYFPKLNTQFDTMEGQIKLYNSQVFVADNIKEAIPEFLLLLKGIIDCPDLPLNVSRSFLQNDGFVRKISDYITKKVADKLNSLFKSERENFQKFWDDISPFVKYGLIKDNKFYEKIESIILYKTTQQQYVTLEEYFEKHDGKLNKEVYYVTDTVQQAQYIQMMQAHGIEAVVLDHGIDSAFISHLEMKKNDISFKRVDSNISEVIKDMDEAPDEETATKERDILTKVFKNALNKEDCQIQLESLKSEDVAGMIILSEESRRMQEMMKMYSMGELNAGMMGSEETLVLNKKHPLVQYILERGEEKTEAVDLIAQQVYDLAVLSHKSLSPEAMTNFIKRSHQIMRYMIG, from the coding sequence ATGAGTAAAGAAAAAGGAAATTTGTCGATCCACAGTGAGAATATTTTTCCTATTATTAAAAAGTGGCTGTATTCAGATCATGATATCTTCATTAGAGAGTTAATTTCCAATGCTTGTGATGCTATTACCAAGCTAAAAAGATTAAATAGTCTAGGAGAGGCCGACTTAGATGGCAAAACAGATTTTCAGGTGAAGGTTATCCTAGATAAAACAGCAAGAACCTTAAAGTTCATCGATAATGGTATTGGTATGACGGAGGAGGAAGTAAAGAAATATATTAATCAGATTGCTTTTTCCGGGGCGGAAGATTTTCTTAAGACCTATAAGGATAAGGGAGATGCCGACCAAATTATCGGTCATTTTGGTCTTGGTTTTTATTCTGCCTTTATGGTGGCAGACATTGTAGAAATCGATACTTTATCCTATAAAAACGAGGCTGGGGCCGTTAAATGGTGTTGTGATGGTGGTATAGAGTTTGAGATGGAGGATAGTAATAGAAGGGAAAGAGGTACAGAGATTACCCTTCACCTAGGACAGCAGGGAGAAACCTTCTTAAATGAATATACTGTGAAATCCACCATAGAAAAATACTGTTCCTTTATGCCCTACCCCATTTATTTTGACATAGCCGATAAAGAGCCAGAAAAGGATGGGGAAGGCAATATCATTATTACTGAACCTAAAGCTTTAAATGACACATTACCACTATATACAAAACAGCCAAATAGTTGTACAGATGAAGAGTACAAGGAATTTTACCAAAAAACCTTTAAGGATTTTCGAGAACCACTTTTTTGGATTCATCTCAATATGGACTATCCCTTTAACTTGAAGGGGATTCTTTACTTCCCTAAATTGAACACACAGTTTGATACTATGGAGGGACAGATTAAGCTATACAACAGCCAGGTTTTTGTAGCTGATAACATTAAAGAAGCTATACCAGAATTTTTACTGCTTCTAAAGGGAATTATAGATTGCCCTGATCTACCCCTAAATGTGTCTAGGAGTTTTCTACAAAATGATGGTTTCGTAAGGAAAATTTCTGATTACATTACTAAGAAGGTAGCAGATAAATTAAACAGCCTCTTTAAATCAGAACGAGAAAACTTCCAAAAATTCTGGGATGATATTAGTCCCTTTGTTAAATACGGTCTCATAAAAGATAACAAATTTTATGAAAAAATAGAATCTATTATTCTATATAAGACCACACAACAGCAATATGTAACCCTTGAAGAGTATTTTGAAAAGCATGATGGAAAACTAAACAAGGAAGTCTACTATGTTACAGATACTGTTCAACAGGCCCAGTATATTCAAATGATGCAGGCCCATGGGATAGAAGCTGTTGTTTTAGATCATGGTATTGATTCCGCCTTTATATCCCACCTTGAGATGAAAAAGAATGATATCAGCTTTAAACGAGTGGATTCAAACATCTCAGAGGTAATAAAAGATATGGATGAGGCCCCTGATGAAGAAACAGCCACAAAGGAAAGGGATATTCTGACGAAGGTTTTCAAAAATGCTTTAAATAAAGAGGATTGTCAAATCCAGCTTGAAAGCTTGAAGTCTGAGGATGTTGCAGGAATGATTATTCTGTCAGAAGAGAGCAGAAGAATGCAGGAAATGATGAAAATGTACAGTATGGGGGAATTAAATGCTGGCATGATGGGAAGTGAAGAAACCCTTGTACTGAATAAAAAACACCCTCTTGTTCAATATATTTTAGAACGGGGTGAAGAGAAGACAGAAGCAGTGGATTTGATTGCTCAACAGGTATATGATTTAGCAGTATTAAGTCATAAGTCCCTTTCTCCTGAAGCCATGACAAACTTTATTAAGAGAAGTCATCAAATCATGAGATATATGATTGGATAA
- a CDS encoding CvfB family protein, translating to MIDLGVMQTLQVVKTTSFGVYLNSKDNKRDDNILLPKKQVPEGIAVGDEIEVFVYKDSEDRIIATTEKPKITLGEIGLLRVVETTKIGAFLDWGLEKDLLLPFKEQIGRVYKDKECLVGLYIDKSDRLCGTMDIYQFLSSESPYQVDDRVQGTIYSIHREIGAFVAVDNKYHGLIPQKEFIGNYKPGDQIEGRVTKVKEDGKLDLSLKEKAYKQMGEDADYILEKMKAQGGSLPLDDNSDPDKIKDELNMSKRAFKRAVGKLLKEGEIKFTEKGIELLKK from the coding sequence ATGATAGATTTAGGCGTAATGCAAACACTCCAGGTGGTTAAAACCACTTCCTTTGGAGTTTATTTAAACTCAAAGGATAACAAAAGAGATGACAATATTCTATTACCAAAGAAACAAGTACCTGAAGGAATTGCAGTAGGGGATGAAATAGAAGTATTTGTTTATAAAGATTCTGAAGATAGAATAATTGCCACAACCGAAAAACCTAAGATAACCCTTGGAGAAATAGGGCTGCTAAGGGTAGTGGAAACCACAAAAATAGGAGCATTTTTAGACTGGGGCTTAGAAAAGGATTTATTGCTACCCTTTAAAGAACAAATTGGTAGGGTTTATAAAGATAAGGAATGTTTAGTAGGTTTGTATATAGATAAAAGTGACAGATTATGTGGAACTATGGATATATATCAATTCCTCAGCAGTGAATCTCCTTATCAAGTAGACGACAGAGTACAAGGAACCATTTACAGTATACATAGAGAAATAGGTGCATTCGTAGCAGTAGATAACAAATATCATGGTTTAATACCTCAAAAGGAATTCATAGGGAATTATAAGCCTGGTGACCAAATAGAAGGTAGAGTAACAAAGGTAAAAGAAGATGGGAAGCTGGATTTAAGCTTAAAGGAAAAAGCCTATAAACAAATGGGGGAAGATGCAGACTACATTTTAGAAAAAATGAAGGCCCAAGGTGGAAGTCTGCCATTGGATGATAATAGTGATCCAGATAAAATAAAAGATGAATTAAATATGAGTAAACGAGCCTTTAAGAGGGCAGTAGGAAAATTATTAAAAGAAGGAGAAATCAAATTCACAGAAAAGGGTATAGAGTTATTGAAAAAATAA
- a CDS encoding TDE2712 family protein, producing MIKRIKVKLNIIEGMLYYWQATSEKEKVGESYIINMAELPEMAYIYDDEFNKESVRKVLSAISNREILNSESRKERKFWNNNMWMLEDLEYTNMMIAPLKTLNLDGIIEKLNNQSLQSKDEELEVLFIPGHHDEYLIADNKLVINFFRVKADLYEENKVTIGDTPLVDYIQEKLTELIKK from the coding sequence ATGATTAAAAGAATAAAAGTAAAGTTAAATATTATAGAAGGCATGCTCTATTATTGGCAAGCAACCAGCGAGAAGGAAAAGGTAGGAGAGAGCTATATCATCAATATGGCTGAACTACCAGAAATGGCCTATATCTATGATGATGAGTTTAACAAAGAGTCTGTAAGAAAAGTACTTAGTGCCATATCCAACAGAGAAATCCTTAATAGCGAAAGCAGGAAGGAAAGAAAATTTTGGAACAATAATATGTGGATGCTAGAAGACCTAGAATATACCAACATGATGATAGCACCATTGAAAACTTTGAATTTGGATGGCATTATTGAAAAATTAAATAATCAAAGTCTCCAATCAAAGGATGAAGAACTGGAAGTCCTATTTATCCCTGGGCATCATGATGAATATTTAATTGCTGACAACAAATTAGTCATCAACTTTTTTAGAGTTAAGGCAGATCTATATGAGGAAAACAAGGTGACCATTGGAGACACCCCTTTAGTGGATTATATACAGGAGAAGCTAACAGAATTAATAAAAAAATAA
- a CDS encoding ABC transporter permease encodes MLNNNLESPQHSSSHIEYLKSIKQYRIKIKLSQVGVLVGFLLLWEIAATLRWIDPFFTSKPSAIFTLILNLIEDGSLFKHTAISVFEAVMGFIIGTILGTIIAIMLWWSDFIAKVLDPYLVVLNALPKIALGPIIIIWAGAGMRGIIVTALAISLVVTILATYNGFKEVDEEKIKMLKTFGANKYQVLQKVVLPASVPTMINTMKINIGMSWVGVIVGEFLVSKAGLGYLIVYGGQVFRLDIVMAGVIILAIATALMYQLIVWLENIFLKWRQ; translated from the coding sequence ATGTTAAATAATAACCTTGAAAGCCCTCAGCACTCCTCCAGCCATATTGAATATTTAAAAAGTATAAAACAGTATAGAATAAAAATAAAGTTATCTCAAGTAGGCGTTTTAGTAGGATTTCTATTATTATGGGAAATAGCTGCCACCCTACGTTGGATCGATCCTTTTTTCACCAGTAAACCTTCGGCTATTTTTACTTTAATTCTTAATTTGATAGAGGATGGTTCCCTCTTTAAACATACAGCTATTTCAGTTTTTGAAGCTGTTATGGGTTTTATTATAGGAACCATACTGGGAACGATCATTGCCATCATGCTATGGTGGTCTGACTTTATAGCTAAAGTATTGGACCCCTATTTGGTTGTCCTAAATGCCCTGCCTAAGATAGCCCTTGGACCTATTATTATCATTTGGGCTGGTGCGGGGATGCGGGGTATTATCGTAACTGCATTGGCAATTTCACTTGTCGTTACAATCTTAGCTACTTATAATGGTTTTAAAGAAGTCGATGAAGAAAAGATTAAGATGCTGAAGACCTTTGGGGCCAATAAATATCAAGTATTACAGAAGGTTGTTCTTCCAGCTAGTGTCCCTACCATGATTAATACTATGAAAATTAACATCGGTATGTCCTGGGTAGGTGTTATTGTAGGGGAATTCTTGGTTTCTAAGGCTGGCTTAGGTTATTTGATCGTTTATGGTGGTCAGGTATTTAGATTAGACATCGTTATGGCGGGAGTTATTATTCTTGCTATTGCAACTGCCTTAATGTACCAGTTAATTGTATGGCTGGAAAATATATTTTTAAAATGGAGACAATAA
- a CDS encoding DUF2726 domain-containing protein translates to MSNNNSGCLSVLFPFLKLTGKQHEECQELPNIEKEKLPYAKRDDFLSPSELSFYKVLRQAVGEEILICPKVGLKEIFFVKTRDRGGFSTYHNKIDRKHVDFLLCRTDNLQPICGIELDDTSHQKQSRIERDNFVEEVFETSNLPLLRFKNRVSYTFSEVKESLDKVLNGIDIKAAETAESISGEELTIPICPKCGIPMVKRTVSKGENKGKEFYGCPNFPRCRETVDVEK, encoded by the coding sequence ATGAGTAACAATAACAGTGGTTGTCTATCAGTGTTATTCCCATTCTTAAAACTTACTGGAAAACAACATGAGGAGTGTCAAGAACTACCTAATATAGAAAAAGAAAAATTACCTTATGCTAAGAGAGATGACTTTCTATCCCCATCTGAACTATCTTTTTATAAAGTTTTGAGACAAGCTGTAGGAGAAGAAATACTAATTTGTCCAAAGGTTGGATTGAAAGAAATATTCTTTGTAAAAACCAGAGATAGAGGGGGATTTTCAACATACCACAATAAAATAGATCGCAAGCATGTAGACTTCTTACTATGTAGAACTGACAACCTGCAACCTATCTGTGGAATAGAATTAGACGACACCTCCCATCAAAAACAATCTCGTATTGAGAGGGATAATTTTGTTGAAGAGGTTTTTGAGACAAGCAATCTTCCTTTGTTGAGATTTAAAAATAGAGTGAGCTACACCTTTTCAGAGGTTAAGGAAAGCCTTGATAAGGTGCTGAATGGCATAGATATTAAAGCTGCAGAGACTGCTGAAAGCATCAGTGGAGAGGAACTAACAATACCTATATGCCCTAAATGTGGAATACCTATGGTAAAGCGGACAGTAAGCAAAGGTGAAAATAAGGGAAAAGAGTTTTACGGCTGCCCTAATTTCCCTAGGTGTCGGGAGACGGTTGATGTTGAGAAGTAG